In Desulfatiglans sp., the genomic stretch ATCCCTTTCTTTTTTGAAAGCATTTATCAATTAATAATACTTACAAACATGAAACTCTTTTAACCAGATATAGTATTAAATTTTTAAAGAACGATGCTCAGCCTGAGAGTGTGAGGAGGAATACAAGAAAAAGAAAAGGAAGAAATAGCTCAGAAGAGTAGGAAACTTATAGCATATCCCAGAAAAAATCCAATAGATATTTGCAGTTAAAAAAATGCCCTGCTTTGTTGCGGGGCATTGTATTATTAGTGATGATTTGAGACTTGATATTTCAGGTGGATTTCAGGCTTTGTAAAATCAATTGCTCTTTAAAGCAGCAAGCAGCTTATCTGTATCCCTGGGCGCTGATAACTGCTTTAATAATTTTGCAGCCATATCAAGGGCGGCCTTTTTTTCTTCCTTTGTTAAACCCTCTTTATCTGCTTCCTTCACAAGTGCCTCAGCCTCTTTGTGCCCGTTTTCCTTTGCAACCACAAGCCATACATACCCCAGATGCTTATCAACAGCAGTGCCTGTGCCCAGGTAATAGAGCACTGCAAGATCAAACTGTGCAACAGAGAGATTATTTTCTGCTGCCTTTTTCATCCACTCAAAACCCTCTTTTGTATCCCGGTTTACACCGTGCCCGCTGATGTATTTACGTGCAGTGTTATACTGGCTCCAGCCATCACCATGCTCAGCACTTGCCTTGAACAGGTCAAAGGCAATTTGATCATCCTGCTTTACCATCTTACCTTCGCTGTAGAGCTCAGCCATAAATCTCTGTGCAAGGGCATTTCCGGTTTTTGCGAATGCCTCAAGGCTCTGGAACATCCTTTTTGCGCCTTCTCTATTTTCCCCCGCATCAAGGATCTGCTTCTTTATAACACAGCATACATCGCGGCTCAGCGTATCACCCCTGTTACCTGATATAAGAAAATAGTGGAATGCCATGCTTGTATCATAGGGAAATTCTGCGGGTATAAGTATTCCTCCATACTCTATCTCTGTCTTTACCTCTTCAAAGATACTCCCGCCCTTTATATAGATGGTACCTAAAAGGAAAGAGGCATTAACGTTTCCACTCTTTGCGGACTTTTCAAGCAGCCGGATGCATTTTGTAAAATCCCTTTCCACCTCCTGCCCCTGACCAAACAGCATGCCCGCCTGAAACTGATCTTCAGCCGTGCCGTTCATTGCAGTGCGGAAGAGTTCATCATTACTGATGTTCAGGAGCTTGATTTCAGGACTGTACATATTAGTCATCAAGCTGTCAGTCTCATTTTTCAGTTTGAATTGAGATGAGTTTTTTACCTGGCCTGCGTGTGCCTGGCTGCATAGGAATATTATTGCCGCTGTAATAGTAAGTACAGTACGAAAACAAGCCCCCATTATTAAAAATCCCCCTTTTAAATCTTCCTAATCTCTGAAATTAGTTTTTTCTTCTTACCACAGGTTTGGAAAAGATGTATGCAAAAATTAAACCTGAAAATTAAAAAAAATTATAGTTAATAATATCAGTATGTTGTTAAGATGTGATGTCATGAAATAGGAAAAATATGAAATTATTTCCATAGTTATTGTGTAAACGATTACTTTACGAAGGAAAGGGATTACATATAATTATTATATTCTTTGGTTCAACGCTAAATTCATTACAATAAAAAGCGGATTGCCAGGCTTGAAGTAGCACCTATAATAACACCGGCAATTATCTCTGCTGGCCTGTGGCCGACAAGGTCTTTTAATACTGGGTCTCCCTGTATCTCTTCGGCAAAGTCAGGGAATCTTTTCTGGAAGGTATTATATATGGCATACATCCTGCCCCTGTCATAGATAACTATAAGGCTCATGACCGCTGCAAGCCCGAAGATTGTGCTCTCAATACCTGAGGTGTGTAATATTGTCACTGCTACCGATGTTATTACCGAGCTGTGAACGCTGGGCATTCCCCCTGCCCAGATGATCCTCCATATTACACGTGACCTGTCTTCTCCCCCATATTTTATGAATCCGGTTAATACCTTTATTGCCTGTGCCATAATCCATGCTGCAAGGGTTGCTAATAATATGGTGTTCATATTGTCTCCCTAGAAAAAATTGTATTGATCATTATCAGGATCAAAGTCCTTTTCATTAAGCCCGACATTAAACTTAAGATTATGAAAGGTATATTCCTCATACAGTTTATCTGACCAGTCATACACCGTTACCTTTTTTTCACCCGCCTTTTTCCTTAGTATCACCATGCCGCCAAACCTGACATACTCCTCTTTTCTGCATGCAGAGATAAGGGCTCCATTATGGTATGTCTTGTTAGGGCATCCATCGCACAGATCCTGTCTGCCGTCCTCAAGGATATCCTGTGGCTGTAGTATTAAAAGGCTCTGTACATATACCTTCTTGAACAGGTTTAAAGGATTCTTCAGACATCTGCTAATGTATGAAAGGAAGCTCTTCCTGATACCCCTGTCCATGATCCCAAGGGGAAACATCAACTTACCCATGCCGTACATAGAGGGTTTTAGAAATGAGAGATACCGTCCCTTTAGAAAATGGTAACCATTCTGCATGAGCTCCATTGCACATGGTCCCATGAATCCATAAACCTTATCCTTTGTGCCTACGACGTTTGAAAAGAGCCATTTTGGCGCATCAGGTACCTCTGTGCCACCCAGGAATGCATTGGCTGTGAAGTCGGGCATAACCCTTTTCACCTGCCTGATGAGGTCAGATGACGTAAGGTCTCTGTGTGTTTTGGTTGCATACTCCCTTGTGGAAAAGGCTGTCTCCTCATACTTTATCCTTTTGTTATTTACATAAAGATCCCACCCATTTTCTTTTCCGAGCACCCTCACAGGGATAATCGTGTTTGTGCAGACCTTATCTATATTTTTCACTGTCCATTCAACTATGTCAGGCAGTTCATTAAGGGTCTCAGGAAGTATAGTCGTGTTAAAACCGCAGATCATGCCTCCTGCCTTATAGATCATATCCGCATACGCCTGCCGCAGGTTGTTCAGCGCCTTTTCAGGTTTGCCTTTCCATCCTGGTCTGTCCTGCCCCCTGTCTACATGGATAACAAATCCAAAGAGGCCGCTCTCCTTTAAAGAGATGACTTTTTCCTCATTCAGTCTGTTTCCATTTGTCATGAGCACAGGTTTTACGCGATAGGATTTTACCATCTTAACAATAGCATCAAGGTCAGGATGAAGGAGTGGCTCTCCTCCGGTGATAAATACTGTATCTGTCTTTCTTAATCCAAGGGTAGCGATCAGCTCCTGTTCTATCTGAAACAGGGTCTTGTTGCTTTCCGGGTCACTCTTCTGGTAGCAGTAACTGCAATTGAGGTCGCACCTTCTTGTGATTTCAAGCCATGTAAATGCATTGTCAGACATAGACCAGGGCATACGAAACAGGTTATGGGTGTTTACTTTCTCTACCTGTCTAATGCCCCCCTTATTCCGTGCTGCCAGGTTAAATAATTTTTCTGCCATATGAGCATCTCCTTTGATTAAATATAGACCCGATAATCCATTCAGATGGCATAATGTGTGCCACAGAGGATGATAATGTTAAACACAATGAAAACAATATGATAAGAAATGTGCTTTGATTTTTATCGTCTCAAAAGAATATAGATGTTGACAATAATTGTATAACGCATATACCTAATATGCATGGCAAATTATAAAAAATTAACACAGGAAGAGAGGGCATTTTTCAGGCTTGTATCCCGCGCAGCGCTTTCAAACCCGTTCAGTGATGAAAGGACCGAACTGGATATCAGGATTGCAGAATGCCAGCCGGATGCCCCTTTAACAGAGCGCCTTCTTTGCGTCTTTTCAAAAATGAAAGAGGGCATAGCTAGACTTGAAAAAGAGGGCAGGGCAGACATTGGCCTCTATAGCGGTGATGACAGGGTCATGATGCAGAGCGCCTTTCTCTTTGAGATATTCTTTATTTTTACAAAAAATTTTGATGATCTTATTGCCAGACAGTTAAAGGCAGGTGAATCAGCCTGTGTAGTTCCATTTGGTAAAGATGCCATTTCATTATTCATCAAAAGGGGTTTTAACCCTGACGATGCATGCAGGTTCTTTGCAATTCTTTATCAACTGAAAAGGGCATATTACTTTGTTGACAAGGCCCTTATAGGCCAGAGCCCATGCATGAGGGATTTAAGAAGGCATCTGTGGAACAATGTTTTTACATACGATATCCGCCTTTATGAACGTTATCTCATGAACCGGATGGAAGACTTTTCTACCATGATCCTCGGCGATACTGGCACAGGCAAAGGTACAGCCGCCGCAGCAATAGGCAGGTCGGGCTTCATACCCTATAACCCTGATAAGAATGTTTTTACAGACAGCTTTATGAACAGTTTTATATCTATCAATCTATCCCTCTATCCTGAAACGCTTATAGAGTCTGAGCTTTTTGGTCACAAGAAGGGGGCATTCACAGGGGCAATTAATCAGCATGAGGGTATATTCAGCAGATGCAGGCCACACTGTTCAATATTGCTGGATGAGATAGGTGATGTGTCACTTCCTATCCAGCTTAAACTCCTGCAGATACTTCAGGAGCGTACATTCAGCCCGGTAGGTAGTCATGATATCTTAAGGTTTAATGGGAGGGTGATTGCTGCAACCAATAAATCCCTTAAGGATTTAAGGGGTAGTAGCCTGTTCAGGAGCGATTTTTATTACAGGCTCTGCTCTGACTGTATCGTTGTGCCTTCTCTTTCTGAACGTATCCAGGAGGATCCGGATGAATTAAGGCTGATCCTTGAAAATATTGTTAGCCGGCTTACAGGCGAGAAATCAGATGAGCTTGTTTCCCTTATACTGGAATCCCTTGAAAAGAGTCCTGGCAGGGGTTATTCATGGCCGGGTAATGTTCGCGAACTTGAACAGGCTACGCGCAGGATACTTCTCACAAGGGAATACAGGGGTGAAAAGGTTTCACCTTCGGGTGGCATAAAGGAGATGCTGAAAAATGGGATAGAAACCCAGAGCATAGATTCTCAGACACTGATAAGCGGGTATTGTGCACTCCTGTATGAAAGGTATGGAACCTATGAAGAGGTGGCCCGAAGGATGAATCTCGACCGCAGGACAGTAAGAAGATATATTGAGTTATATCAAGGTTGACAAAGAAAAGAGGTTGATATACAGAATAAAACACTTTTCGTCCGGTTTTCTAAAAATATGATAAAAAGATGGCAATAAAAGATCAAAAACCCGACTGTTATAGGTGTCAATCAGATTGTTCATCTTAATAGGTACAATCTGTTTAATCCAGTTCTTAATGAAACAGGTATCATATCTTTGCGAGGGAGGGAATTGAATGTCAACAGCGTTAATAATTGCAATCGGTTATTATGTTATCCTGAGTGTCGGCACCAGCATCTATCTCAAGAAAAAGGTAAAATCAGGCAGTGATTTTGTAACAGGAGGCGGGCATACACTTGCCTGGCCGCTGATTACAGCCGGTTTTGTCCTGGCTCCCCTTGGAAGCGGCCATACCCTTTCACTATGGGAGGCATCAGCAGGTTTCGGTGCATCTGTTTTATGGTGGGGAATCATAGGCGGCGGTCTGTTTGTGCCCCTGTTTCTGTTATGGTTTGGGCCCTGGTTCAGAAGGCTTCATGTCCAGACATTTCCTGAAGGGATGGGAAAGATATTTGGAGATGGTATAGGCTGGCTTATTTCAGCGGTATTTCCTGCACAGCTCATTGGTATCTGTATAGCTGAAATACTGGCCACTGCAACCGCATTTTATGCCCTCAGCGGCGAGGCCATTCCATTCAAACCTTACTGCGTACTTCTCGCGGTTGGCCTTACAATTCTTTATATTATAGTAGCAGGCCTCCAGCAGGTAGCATGGATGAATTTTGTTAATGCGATTATGCTTATAGCTGGTTCATTTGCTGCTGTGTTTGCAACCGGAAGGTGGCTTAACAACGGTCATGGAGGATGGCAATCGGTAGCTGATTTCTATACAAATGCAAATTTACCTTTTCATTTGGGTATTCTTAATTTTTCACCGGATGTTATGTATGCGCTCCTTATCCCGTGCCTGTTTCTTCTCGTGTTCATGTGCAGTGCATCTCAGGCACAGTACCAGCCTCTTTTACTTGCAAGGTCTGAATCGGATATCCGCAAAGGTGTTTTTTATGCATCCTTTATAAACAGTCTTGTGACATATCCATGGGTAATTCTGGCACTGGTTGGTATGTCCATTACGGGAATAGCCGCAGCAGGCGCCAAGCTTGCAGTACCGAAAATAGCATTGATGGCGCTTCCACAGTGGATGGTAGGCATATTGATGATTGCTCTTCTGGCTGCAACCCTTTCAACCAGTTCCCAGCTTATACTGGCTTCATCTCATATGATTGTTCATGACATTTTCAAGCGGGCGGTAAACCCAAAAATGAGTGACAGGACATTCCTGATACTTACA encodes the following:
- a CDS encoding sel1 repeat family protein, whose product is MGACFRTVLTITAAIIFLCSQAHAGQVKNSSQFKLKNETDSLMTNMYSPEIKLLNISNDELFRTAMNGTAEDQFQAGMLFGQGQEVERDFTKCIRLLEKSAKSGNVNASFLLGTIYIKGGSIFEEVKTEIEYGGILIPAEFPYDTSMAFHYFLISGNRGDTLSRDVCCVIKKQILDAGENREGAKRMFQSLEAFAKTGNALAQRFMAELYSEGKMVKQDDQIAFDLFKASAEHGDGWSQYNTARKYISGHGVNRDTKEGFEWMKKAAENNLSVAQFDLAVLYYLGTGTAVDKHLGYVWLVVAKENGHKEAEALVKEADKEGLTKEEKKAALDMAAKLLKQLSAPRDTDKLLAALKSN
- a CDS encoding sigma-54-dependent Fis family transcriptional regulator, producing MANYKKLTQEERAFFRLVSRAALSNPFSDERTELDIRIAECQPDAPLTERLLCVFSKMKEGIARLEKEGRADIGLYSGDDRVMMQSAFLFEIFFIFTKNFDDLIARQLKAGESACVVPFGKDAISLFIKRGFNPDDACRFFAILYQLKRAYYFVDKALIGQSPCMRDLRRHLWNNVFTYDIRLYERYLMNRMEDFSTMILGDTGTGKGTAAAAIGRSGFIPYNPDKNVFTDSFMNSFISINLSLYPETLIESELFGHKKGAFTGAINQHEGIFSRCRPHCSILLDEIGDVSLPIQLKLLQILQERTFSPVGSHDILRFNGRVIAATNKSLKDLRGSSLFRSDFYYRLCSDCIVVPSLSERIQEDPDELRLILENIVSRLTGEKSDELVSLILESLEKSPGRGYSWPGNVRELEQATRRILLTREYRGEKVSPSGGIKEMLKNGIETQSIDSQTLISGYCALLYERYGTYEEVARRMNLDRRTVRRYIELYQG
- a CDS encoding sodium:solute symporter family protein codes for the protein MSTALIIAIGYYVILSVGTSIYLKKKVKSGSDFVTGGGHTLAWPLITAGFVLAPLGSGHTLSLWEASAGFGASVLWWGIIGGGLFVPLFLLWFGPWFRRLHVQTFPEGMGKIFGDGIGWLISAVFPAQLIGICIAEILATATAFYALSGEAIPFKPYCVLLAVGLTILYIIVAGLQQVAWMNFVNAIMLIAGSFAAVFATGRWLNNGHGGWQSVADFYTNANLPFHLGILNFSPDVMYALLIPCLFLLVFMCSASQAQYQPLLLARSESDIRKGVFYASFINSLVTYPWVILALVGMSITGIAAAGAKLAVPKIALMALPQWMVGILMIALLAATLSTSSQLILASSHMIVHDIFKRAVNPKMSDRTFLILTRVMIFVCAFIVIIPALKLQLVLSIFFWTFSFGIPVFGVYLIGMVWKVNRFAAWVTMLAGYGANFLWTFAPPTWLPDYMSLNVYPTTFATVFFGVFLNLILPGKPGYLRQLKMAEQK
- a CDS encoding radical SAM protein, whose translation is MAEKLFNLAARNKGGIRQVEKVNTHNLFRMPWSMSDNAFTWLEITRRCDLNCSYCYQKSDPESNKTLFQIEQELIATLGLRKTDTVFITGGEPLLHPDLDAIVKMVKSYRVKPVLMTNGNRLNEEKVISLKESGLFGFVIHVDRGQDRPGWKGKPEKALNNLRQAYADMIYKAGGMICGFNTTILPETLNELPDIVEWTVKNIDKVCTNTIIPVRVLGKENGWDLYVNNKRIKYEETAFSTREYATKTHRDLTSSDLIRQVKRVMPDFTANAFLGGTEVPDAPKWLFSNVVGTKDKVYGFMGPCAMELMQNGYHFLKGRYLSFLKPSMYGMGKLMFPLGIMDRGIRKSFLSYISRCLKNPLNLFKKVYVQSLLILQPQDILEDGRQDLCDGCPNKTYHNGALISACRKEEYVRFGGMVILRKKAGEKKVTVYDWSDKLYEEYTFHNLKFNVGLNEKDFDPDNDQYNFF
- a CDS encoding divergent PAP2 family protein, with the translated sequence MNTILLATLAAWIMAQAIKVLTGFIKYGGEDRSRVIWRIIWAGGMPSVHSSVITSVAVTILHTSGIESTIFGLAAVMSLIVIYDRGRMYAIYNTFQKRFPDFAEEIQGDPVLKDLVGHRPAEIIAGVIIGATSSLAIRFLL